In Amycolatopsis methanolica 239, a single genomic region encodes these proteins:
- a CDS encoding exo-beta-N-acetylmuramidase NamZ family protein, which yields MVSFNRRGFLVTGALATPLLTGGSALAEPASVLPAASRGPVVTGADILARQGWRSLAGRKVGVLSNPTGVLENGDHIVDSMIAAGVRPVAAFGPEHGFRGSAQAGGSEGDYTDPRTGIAVYDAYGADAAKLAGMFTKAGVDTVVFDIADVGARFYTYIWSMYTAMVAAGRTGAAFVVLDRPNPVGGKAFGPILRPEFASGVGLKPIVQQHGMTVGELAKYFAAELLPAEGVRLADLQVVQTEGWRRDTFFAGTGLTWTPPSPNMPTADTALVYPGTGMFEGTVFSEGRGTTRPFEIIGAPGIDWRWRDELTALGLAGVRFRETYFVPTFGKFVNQTCGGVQLTVTAPASFDAIRTAVAMLVTAKKLHPDRFGWRADNGIDKLTGSDRLRTMVDRGAGVDEIVGSWQAELDEFTARRRPHLLYW from the coding sequence ATGGTGAGCTTCAACCGGCGCGGGTTCCTGGTCACCGGCGCCCTCGCGACACCCCTCTTGACCGGCGGCTCCGCGCTGGCGGAACCGGCAAGCGTGTTACCGGCCGCGTCGCGGGGGCCGGTCGTCACCGGCGCCGACATCCTGGCCCGGCAAGGCTGGCGCTCGCTCGCCGGCCGCAAGGTGGGCGTGCTGTCGAACCCGACGGGCGTGCTGGAGAACGGCGATCACATCGTCGACTCGATGATCGCCGCCGGCGTCCGGCCGGTCGCCGCCTTCGGGCCGGAGCACGGTTTCCGAGGCAGCGCGCAGGCCGGCGGTTCGGAGGGCGACTACACGGACCCGCGCACCGGCATCGCGGTGTACGACGCGTACGGCGCGGACGCTGCGAAACTGGCCGGGATGTTCACCAAGGCCGGGGTGGACACGGTGGTGTTCGACATCGCCGATGTCGGCGCCCGCTTCTACACCTACATCTGGTCGATGTACACGGCGATGGTCGCGGCGGGCCGCACGGGTGCGGCCTTCGTCGTGCTGGACCGGCCCAACCCGGTCGGCGGCAAGGCCTTCGGCCCGATACTTCGCCCGGAGTTCGCCTCCGGCGTCGGGCTCAAGCCGATCGTGCAGCAGCACGGCATGACCGTCGGCGAGCTGGCGAAGTACTTCGCCGCGGAGCTGCTGCCTGCCGAGGGCGTGCGGCTGGCGGACCTGCAGGTGGTGCAGACCGAGGGGTGGCGCCGGGACACGTTCTTCGCAGGCACCGGGCTGACCTGGACGCCACCGAGCCCGAACATGCCGACGGCGGACACCGCGCTGGTCTACCCCGGCACAGGCATGTTCGAGGGCACCGTGTTCTCCGAGGGACGCGGCACGACGCGGCCCTTCGAGATCATCGGCGCGCCCGGCATCGACTGGCGATGGCGGGACGAGCTGACCGCGCTGGGACTCGCTGGCGTGCGGTTCCGGGAGACCTACTTCGTCCCGACGTTCGGCAAGTTCGTCAACCAGACCTGCGGCGGGGTGCAGCTCACGGTCACCGCCCCGGCCTCGTTCGACGCCATCCGCACGGCGGTGGCCATGCTCGTCACGGCCAAGAAGCTGCACCCGGACCGCTTCGGCTGGCGCGCGGACAACGGCATCGACAAACTCACCGGCTCGGACCGGTTGCGGACGATGGTCGACCGCGGGGCGGGGGTGGACGAGATCGTCGGGTCCTGGCAGGCGGAGCTCGACGAGTTCACCGCCCGCCGGCGGCCGCACCTGCTCTACTGGTGA
- a CDS encoding type II secretion system F family protein yields MVALLGAALLTFPGRPVPGLRLAHLFPSPQSPARTRGRRRRSDPLDLAATWDLLAACLRAGQPVPAALRAVTDGETGPEADALRATAGLLELGADATEAWVPALGCAGTAEFARAAKRTARSGTTLADAATDLARGIRASLGDRAEARAQRAGVLIAGPLGLCFLPAFVCLGVVPVVLGLAGRLNVF; encoded by the coding sequence GTGGTCGCGTTGCTGGGCGCGGCGCTGCTGACCTTTCCCGGCAGGCCAGTCCCAGGTCTGCGGTTGGCGCACCTCTTTCCCTCGCCACAGTCGCCCGCGCGCACGCGCGGTCGGCGGCGCAGGAGCGATCCCCTCGACCTCGCCGCGACGTGGGACCTGCTCGCAGCCTGCTTGCGCGCCGGGCAACCGGTGCCGGCCGCTTTGCGCGCTGTCACCGATGGCGAGACGGGGCCGGAAGCGGATGCCCTTCGTGCCACTGCCGGTCTGCTCGAACTCGGCGCCGACGCGACCGAAGCGTGGGTGCCCGCGCTCGGATGTGCCGGCACCGCCGAGTTCGCCCGCGCGGCCAAGCGGACCGCGCGCAGCGGAACCACGCTCGCCGACGCGGCCACCGACCTCGCCCGCGGAATACGCGCCTCGCTCGGGGATCGCGCCGAGGCGCGGGCTCAGCGTGCGGGCGTGCTGATCGCCGGACCGCTGGGGCTCTGCTTCCTCCCGGCCTTCGTGTGCCTCGGGGTCGTGCCGGTGGTCCTCGGGCTCGCCGGACGCCTCAACGTGTTCTGA
- a CDS encoding DUF4244 domain-containing protein, which produces MLFRTKPAGRHAAPARPRWWRRWLRPVLAADDGMSTAEYAIGTIAAAAFGALLYTVVTGDSVVGALTGLVEQALTVQF; this is translated from the coding sequence ATGCTGTTCCGCACCAAGCCCGCCGGCCGCCACGCAGCCCCCGCCCGTCCCCGGTGGTGGCGTCGCTGGCTCCGCCCGGTACTAGCCGCCGACGACGGCATGAGCACCGCCGAGTACGCGATCGGCACGATCGCCGCCGCGGCCTTCGGGGCATTGCTGTACACCGTCGTCACCGGAGACTCCGTGGTCGGTGCCCTCACCGGGCTGGTCGAGCAGGCACTCACGGTGCAGTTCTGA
- a CDS encoding glycoside hydrolase family 3 protein gives MLAAIVVGVLGVSAVGASSAAPGRQDGWAEQTLRRMSLEEKVGQLFVADVWGKSAGQADEGNRKKYGVDTAAEVVQRYHPGGVIYFNNAGTDNVDDPAQVARFSNGLQQAALASGAKVPLIVSTDQEGGRVTRIAAPATEFPSSMAVGAGRSAADARTLATVNGHELRAMGINQDFAPDADVNSNPLNPVIGSRSFSADPALASELVAAAVDGYQNSGPATETVSAAAKHFPGHGDAAADSHTGLPVINHTEEQWRQIDLPPFRAAIDAGADVIMSAHITVPSLDPSGEPATLSKPIMTGILRDELRYDGVITTDSLQMAGVRELHSDAEIPVLALEAGVDQMLMPPDLGLAINSVLDAVQSGRLTEERIDQSVLRILKLKDKRGIVASPLVNPRAVKQVVGSAANRDKIQAITDRTTTVLRNDAGLLPRRDPGKVVVTGWNNPNYPGYPAEPVRALAERLGGTAVSTGAKPTAAKIAEAVAAAGEADTVVVLTNGLRSDTAQGDLVRELLATGKPVVAVSVQEPYDPGYADVPTWVATYDWRDVTMASLAKVLTGEISPQGKLPVDIPAGDDAGPIRYPFGTGLTW, from the coding sequence GTGCTTGCCGCGATCGTCGTGGGGGTTCTCGGCGTGAGCGCGGTCGGCGCGTCCTCCGCCGCACCGGGACGCCAGGACGGCTGGGCCGAGCAGACGCTGCGGCGGATGTCGCTTGAGGAGAAGGTCGGCCAGCTCTTCGTCGCCGACGTCTGGGGCAAGTCCGCCGGCCAGGCCGACGAGGGCAACCGGAAGAAGTACGGGGTGGACACGGCCGCGGAGGTCGTCCAGCGCTACCACCCGGGTGGCGTCATCTACTTCAACAACGCCGGCACCGACAACGTGGACGACCCGGCGCAGGTCGCCCGCTTCTCGAACGGGCTGCAGCAGGCCGCGCTGGCGTCGGGCGCGAAGGTGCCGCTGATCGTTTCGACCGACCAGGAGGGCGGCCGGGTCACGCGCATCGCGGCCCCGGCCACGGAGTTCCCGTCCAGCATGGCCGTCGGGGCAGGCCGCAGCGCCGCGGACGCGCGGACGCTGGCCACGGTGAACGGTCACGAGCTGCGGGCGATGGGCATCAACCAGGACTTCGCGCCCGACGCGGACGTCAACTCCAACCCGCTCAACCCGGTCATCGGCTCCCGGTCCTTCTCCGCGGATCCGGCGCTGGCCAGTGAGCTGGTCGCGGCCGCGGTCGACGGCTACCAGAACTCGGGGCCCGCGACGGAGACGGTGTCCGCGGCGGCCAAGCACTTCCCCGGCCACGGGGACGCCGCCGCCGACAGCCACACCGGGTTGCCGGTCATCAACCACACGGAGGAACAGTGGCGGCAGATCGACCTGCCGCCGTTCCGGGCGGCGATCGACGCGGGCGCCGACGTGATCATGTCCGCGCACATCACCGTGCCCAGCCTCGACCCGTCGGGTGAGCCCGCGACGCTGTCGAAGCCGATCATGACCGGGATCCTCCGGGACGAGCTGCGCTACGACGGGGTGATCACGACCGACTCGCTGCAGATGGCCGGCGTGCGCGAGCTGCACAGCGACGCGGAGATCCCGGTGCTGGCGCTGGAAGCCGGGGTCGACCAGATGCTGATGCCGCCGGACCTGGGGCTCGCCATCAACAGCGTGCTGGACGCGGTCCAGAGCGGCAGGCTGACCGAGGAGCGGATCGACCAGAGCGTCCTGCGGATCCTGAAGCTCAAGGACAAGCGCGGCATCGTGGCGAGCCCGCTGGTCAACCCGCGGGCGGTGAAGCAGGTCGTCGGCAGCGCGGCCAACCGGGACAAGATCCAGGCCATCACCGACCGCACCACCACCGTGCTCCGCAACGACGCCGGCCTGCTCCCCCGCCGGGACCCGGGCAAGGTCGTGGTGACCGGCTGGAACAACCCGAACTACCCCGGCTACCCGGCGGAGCCGGTCCGGGCGCTGGCCGAGCGGCTCGGCGGGACAGCCGTCTCGACCGGAGCCAAGCCGACCGCCGCGAAGATCGCCGAAGCGGTGGCGGCCGCCGGCGAAGCGGACACGGTCGTCGTGCTGACCAACGGGCTGCGCAGCGACACCGCCCAGGGTGATCTTGTGCGTGAACTGCTCGCGACCGGGAAACCGGTCGTCGCGGTGAGCGTCCAAGAACCGTACGACCCGGGCTACGCCGACGTACCGACCTGGGTGGCGACGTACGACTGGCGGGATGTGACGATGGCTTCGCTGGCCAAGGTGCTGACGGGCGAGATTTCGCCGCAGGGCAAGCTGCCCGTCGACATCCCGGCAGGCGACGACGCCGGCCCGATCCGGTATCCCTTCGGCACAGGACTGACATGGTGA
- the ssd gene encoding septum site-determining protein Ssd, whose protein sequence is MEHARPLVIAHDEVMLDEILRVAAAVGCETQRAPDLLAARPRWPDAPLVLVDEQAVDGEVELPRRPGILLITKGAPDSRTWRRAFRAGVEGVVSLPEDESALASALADVVDGPGLSGGRIIGVLGGRGGAGASVLAAATALVACRTDPGGLLVDCDPLSGGIDALLGAENTEGLRWPELRPGAGRLSMPALLESLPEFRYRGLRLPFLSCHRNGDGPTGQGVAAVVEAGRRAGRTVVCDLPRHLDGPGLAVIARADLVIVVIPAEMRACLAARRVVKQLGDPSGRVRLVVRGPAPGDLEPSVAAGAIGLPLLTSMAVERQLDREIERGNFLPRPRGALMETARLIVERSQSTQVLAA, encoded by the coding sequence ATGGAACACGCTCGTCCGCTCGTCATCGCCCACGACGAGGTGATGCTCGACGAAATCCTGCGCGTCGCCGCGGCTGTGGGCTGCGAGACGCAGCGCGCGCCCGATCTGCTCGCCGCCCGGCCGCGGTGGCCGGACGCGCCGCTGGTGCTGGTCGACGAGCAGGCCGTCGACGGCGAGGTGGAGCTGCCGCGGCGCCCCGGCATCCTGCTGATCACCAAGGGCGCGCCGGATTCCCGGACATGGCGACGGGCTTTCCGCGCCGGCGTCGAAGGTGTCGTGTCGCTGCCGGAGGACGAGTCGGCGCTCGCGTCGGCGCTGGCGGACGTCGTGGACGGGCCGGGGCTGTCGGGCGGGCGGATCATCGGCGTGCTGGGCGGCCGCGGCGGAGCCGGGGCGTCGGTCCTGGCGGCGGCCACGGCGCTGGTCGCGTGCCGCACCGATCCCGGCGGGCTGCTGGTGGACTGCGATCCGTTGTCCGGCGGGATCGACGCGCTGCTGGGAGCCGAGAACACGGAGGGGCTCCGCTGGCCCGAGCTGCGGCCCGGAGCCGGCCGGTTGTCGATGCCCGCGCTGCTCGAATCGCTGCCCGAGTTCCGCTACCGCGGCTTGCGGTTGCCGTTCCTGTCCTGCCACCGCAACGGCGACGGGCCGACCGGGCAGGGCGTGGCGGCCGTGGTCGAGGCCGGTCGCCGGGCCGGCCGGACGGTGGTGTGCGATCTGCCGCGTCACCTCGACGGTCCTGGCCTCGCCGTCATCGCGCGTGCCGACCTCGTGATCGTGGTGATCCCGGCCGAGATGCGGGCCTGCCTGGCCGCCCGTCGGGTGGTCAAGCAGCTGGGGGACCCGTCCGGCCGGGTCAGGCTCGTGGTCCGCGGGCCTGCGCCGGGTGACCTCGAGCCGAGCGTCGCGGCCGGCGCGATCGGGCTGCCGCTGCTGACGTCGATGGCCGTCGAACGCCAGCTGGACCGGGAGATCGAGCGTGGCAACTTCCTCCCGCGTCCACGCGGCGCGCTGATGGAAACCGCGCGCCTGATCGTGGAGCGGTCGCAGTCGACGCAGGTGCTGGCGGCATGA
- a CDS encoding HAD family hydrolase, whose product MAEPPSSPPGDRRAATGTGVAAFFDLDKTIIASSSALAFSKPLLREGLISKRAALKSAYAQFVFSLSGADADRTERMRAEISALCAGWDVAQVRAIVNETLHDIVDPLVYSEAAELIAWHQAEGHDVIVLSAAGDEVVTPIAAMLGATGSVATRMAVVDGRYSGEIAFYCYGEQKAVAAKQLAAENGYDLAECYAYSDSSTDVPLLETVGKPHAVNPDRLLRRTALERGWPVLEFTKPVSLRSRFPAPSTATLAVGLGLGAVAAAGVTWYGLTRKRRGGT is encoded by the coding sequence GTGGCAGAACCTCCCAGCTCGCCGCCGGGCGACCGGCGCGCCGCGACCGGAACCGGTGTCGCGGCCTTCTTCGACCTGGACAAGACGATCATCGCCTCGTCCAGCGCGCTGGCCTTCAGCAAGCCACTGTTGCGCGAGGGGCTGATCAGCAAGCGGGCGGCGCTGAAGAGCGCGTACGCGCAGTTCGTCTTCTCCCTGTCCGGCGCGGATGCCGACCGGACCGAGCGGATGCGCGCCGAGATCTCCGCGTTGTGCGCGGGCTGGGACGTCGCACAGGTGCGGGCGATCGTCAACGAGACGCTGCACGACATCGTCGACCCGCTCGTCTACTCCGAGGCCGCCGAGCTGATCGCCTGGCACCAGGCGGAGGGCCACGACGTGATCGTGCTGTCGGCGGCGGGCGACGAGGTCGTGACGCCGATCGCGGCGATGCTCGGCGCGACCGGAAGCGTCGCGACGAGAATGGCCGTCGTGGACGGTCGCTATTCGGGGGAAATCGCTTTCTACTGCTATGGCGAACAAAAAGCGGTGGCGGCGAAACAATTGGCCGCGGAGAACGGTTACGACCTGGCCGAGTGTTACGCCTATTCCGATTCCAGCACCGATGTCCCGCTGCTGGAGACGGTCGGGAAGCCGCATGCCGTGAACCCGGATCGCCTGCTCCGCCGGACCGCGCTCGAACGCGGCTGGCCGGTGCTGGAGTTCACCAAACCGGTCTCGCTGCGGAGCCGGTTCCCGGCGCCGTCGACGGCGACGCTGGCAGTCGGACTCGGTCTCGGGGCGGTCGCCGCGGCGGGCGTGACTTGGTACGGGCTGACACGCAAACGCCGTGGGGGAACGTAG
- a CDS encoding TadA family conjugal transfer-associated ATPase, with amino-acid sequence MNSELVERVRHRLAGAGAGTDPATVADAVRAEAGRPVGHTEALDALRLIRQELAGAGPLEPLLALPGVTDVLVTGPDDVWVDGADGLRRVEAHFSGEEGVRRLAQRLALAAGRRLDDAQPYVDGWLPGLGPHGRVRLHAVLPPIAADGTCISLRILRPAVHDLAALRDLGAFGAEGAELVESVVAARLAFLVTGGTGVGKSTLLAAMLGAVSPAERIVCVEDAAELQPAHPQFVRLTARPPNVEGAGEVGLRDLVRQALRMRPDRLVVGEVRGQEVCELLNALNTGHDGSAGTLHANSTAEVPARLEALAALGGLSRAALHSQLAAAVQVVLHMRRSSSGQRELAEVGVLSRSDNGDVRVLPVWQDGGWTKRRVLFSALLPRGGEPC; translated from the coding sequence ATGAACTCCGAACTGGTCGAGCGGGTCCGCCACCGGCTGGCGGGTGCTGGCGCTGGGACGGACCCGGCGACGGTGGCGGACGCGGTTCGCGCGGAAGCCGGGCGTCCCGTCGGGCACACGGAGGCGCTCGACGCCCTGCGGCTCATCCGGCAGGAGCTGGCCGGTGCCGGTCCGCTGGAACCGTTGCTCGCGCTGCCCGGCGTCACCGATGTGCTGGTCACCGGTCCGGACGACGTGTGGGTCGACGGGGCCGACGGGCTGCGCCGCGTCGAGGCTCACTTCTCGGGCGAGGAGGGAGTGCGCCGTCTCGCCCAGCGGCTCGCGCTCGCGGCCGGTCGGCGGCTCGACGACGCCCAGCCCTACGTCGACGGCTGGCTGCCCGGGCTCGGGCCGCATGGCCGCGTCCGGTTGCACGCGGTGCTGCCACCGATCGCCGCCGACGGCACCTGCATCTCGTTGCGGATCCTCCGTCCCGCTGTGCACGACCTCGCCGCGTTGCGCGACCTGGGGGCCTTCGGGGCCGAAGGTGCGGAACTGGTGGAGTCGGTGGTCGCCGCCCGGCTGGCCTTCCTCGTCACCGGTGGCACCGGCGTGGGCAAGAGCACCCTGCTCGCCGCGATGCTCGGGGCGGTGTCCCCGGCCGAGCGGATCGTCTGCGTTGAGGACGCCGCCGAACTGCAGCCCGCGCACCCGCAGTTCGTGCGGTTGACCGCCCGGCCGCCCAACGTCGAGGGCGCGGGGGAGGTCGGCCTGCGTGACCTGGTGCGCCAGGCGCTGCGGATGCGACCGGACCGGCTCGTGGTCGGCGAAGTGCGCGGCCAGGAGGTGTGCGAGCTGCTCAACGCGTTGAATACCGGTCACGACGGCAGCGCCGGAACGTTGCACGCGAACTCGACGGCGGAGGTGCCGGCCCGGCTGGAAGCGCTTGCCGCGCTGGGCGGCCTGTCCCGCGCGGCCTTGCACAGCCAGCTCGCGGCCGCGGTGCAGGTCGTCCTCCACATGCGCCGGTCGTCGTCGGGGCAGCGGGAACTGGCGGAGGTCGGCGTGCTGAGCCGGAGCGACAACGGGGACGTCCGGGTGCTTCCGGTGTGGCAGGACGGTGGGTGGACGAAGCGGCGGGTGTTGTTCTCCGCGTTGCTGCCCCGGGGAGGCGAGCCGTGCTGA
- a CDS encoding Rv3654c family TadE-like protein has protein sequence MPLPDLIHLRRPVSFGPGPVPSLTRLQDLRGRDRGAATVWAACAIAGLVVVAGLLWGLGSVAIARHRAAGAADLAALAAAGQAADGSDVACGQALWVAERMGARVVSCRFEGWDALVEVVVDTGLGPVAGRARAGP, from the coding sequence ATGCCCCTCCCTGACCTGATCCATCTGCGCCGGCCGGTCAGCTTCGGCCCCGGGCCTGTCCCGTCGCTGACCCGGCTCCAGGATCTTCGGGGCCGGGATCGGGGCGCGGCGACCGTCTGGGCCGCGTGCGCCATCGCCGGCCTGGTGGTCGTCGCCGGGTTGTTGTGGGGGCTCGGCTCGGTAGCGATCGCTCGGCACCGGGCTGCCGGCGCGGCCGACCTCGCTGCTCTCGCGGCTGCTGGTCAGGCTGCCGACGGGAGCGATGTCGCCTGCGGGCAGGCGCTGTGGGTGGCCGAGCGGATGGGCGCCCGGGTGGTGAGTTGCCGCTTCGAGGGGTGGGACGCGCTCGTCGAGGTAGTCGTCGACACCGGGCTCGGTCCCGTGGCCGGCCGGGCCCGTGCCGGTCCCTGA
- a CDS encoding type II secretion system F family protein, protein MLTHSLACAATAALCWPPVRGSAARLGVLAPSPARRGLPKPRKALALGLVPLLFVVPPMVWAAGALLGLAGWRQWQARRRSKSGLAMRRAMAEALHAMVVDLRAGGTPALAAESAAADAPRPVAEILDAVAGAARLGGNLAETLATVPTAEPLSAARRRLARAWSLSQRHGLPLADLLDAVRQDITAELRFTSQSEAAMSGPRASAMVLAALPVFGLLLGEGMGAHPTHILFATPSGNALLLLGTALITTGGAWSAHLTRRGAPR, encoded by the coding sequence GTGCTGACCCACTCGCTGGCCTGCGCGGCCACGGCCGCCTTGTGCTGGCCACCGGTGCGTGGCTCGGCGGCTCGGCTGGGCGTGCTCGCGCCGTCTCCGGCACGCCGCGGACTGCCGAAGCCGCGGAAGGCGCTCGCGCTCGGGCTGGTGCCGTTGCTGTTCGTCGTGCCACCGATGGTGTGGGCGGCAGGCGCGTTGCTCGGCTTGGCCGGCTGGCGCCAGTGGCAGGCGCGTCGCCGATCGAAGTCCGGGCTCGCGATGCGCCGGGCGATGGCCGAGGCGCTGCACGCGATGGTGGTGGACCTCCGGGCCGGCGGCACGCCCGCGCTGGCCGCCGAGTCCGCTGCGGCCGATGCGCCCCGCCCCGTCGCCGAGATCCTCGACGCGGTGGCCGGCGCCGCCCGCCTTGGCGGGAACCTCGCTGAAACACTGGCGACGGTCCCGACGGCCGAACCACTGTCGGCGGCGCGGAGGCGTTTGGCGCGGGCGTGGTCGCTCAGCCAACGGCACGGCCTCCCGCTGGCCGACCTGCTCGACGCGGTCCGCCAGGACATCACCGCCGAGCTGCGGTTCACCAGCCAGTCCGAGGCAGCGATGTCCGGCCCCCGCGCGAGCGCGATGGTCCTCGCCGCCCTGCCCGTCTTCGGACTGCTGCTCGGCGAGGGCATGGGAGCCCACCCGACCCACATCCTGTTCGCCACCCCGAGCGGCAACGCCCTCCTCCTGCTCGGCACGGCGCTGATCACCACTGGCGGCGCATGGAGCGCCCACCTAACAAGACGAGGAGCCCCACGATGA
- a CDS encoding TadE family type IV pilus minor pilin: MKTRARAGPADRGAVTVEAAIALCALTVVVGLALAGFTAVAGQLRCTDAAREAARLLARGEPQLAAQAVEQIAPPGAQLAVTSEGNSITVEVRAAAVSGLLPGLHLAASAFAILEPGADDAPP, encoded by the coding sequence ATGAAGACACGAGCGCGCGCCGGCCCCGCGGACCGCGGCGCTGTGACGGTCGAAGCGGCGATCGCGCTGTGCGCGCTGACCGTGGTGGTGGGACTGGCGCTGGCGGGCTTCACAGCGGTGGCCGGTCAGCTCCGCTGCACCGACGCAGCCCGCGAGGCGGCGCGCCTCCTGGCCCGGGGTGAACCGCAACTGGCCGCGCAGGCGGTCGAGCAGATCGCCCCGCCGGGCGCGCAGCTCGCGGTGACGTCCGAGGGGAACAGCATCACCGTCGAGGTGCGCGCCGCCGCGGTTAGCGGGCTTCTGCCCGGGCTCCACCTGGCGGCGAGCGCCTTCGCCATCCTCGAGCCAGGAGCCGACGATGCCCCTCCCTGA
- a CDS encoding bifunctional DNA primase/polymerase codes for MLDTDWSDSWRGAFRIELRAEAIGLAWHGWPVLPGTFPAQANAEGSWTGPVPVHEDWADRLGAHPNEVAGWWTGQPYSLLVATGTVLDAVEVPDELGKRAARLLRATGHPAPIVATPDGRWLFLTTVADRIPEELATDGEVRWHGQGSWIPLPPTPFQHGVVHWRVKPDVWSWRLPSADAVHSVLARALDQRGSDRTALVGAGQFAAA; via the coding sequence ATGTTGGACACGGATTGGTCGGACAGCTGGCGGGGCGCCTTCCGCATCGAGCTACGAGCGGAGGCCATCGGTCTCGCCTGGCACGGGTGGCCGGTGCTGCCCGGCACCTTTCCGGCGCAGGCGAACGCCGAGGGCTCCTGGACCGGCCCGGTGCCCGTCCACGAGGACTGGGCCGACCGGCTCGGCGCCCACCCCAACGAGGTGGCCGGCTGGTGGACCGGGCAGCCCTACAGCCTGCTCGTCGCGACCGGCACCGTGCTGGACGCCGTCGAGGTTCCCGATGAACTGGGCAAGCGTGCCGCCCGCCTGCTTCGCGCGACCGGCCACCCCGCGCCGATCGTCGCGACGCCCGACGGTCGCTGGCTGTTCCTGACCACGGTCGCCGACCGCATCCCGGAGGAGCTCGCCACCGACGGCGAGGTCCGCTGGCACGGTCAGGGCAGCTGGATCCCGCTCCCGCCCACGCCGTTCCAGCACGGCGTCGTGCACTGGCGGGTCAAGCCGGATGTGTGGAGCTGGCGTCTGCCGTCCGCCGACGCCGTGCACTCCGTGCTCGCCCGCGCTCTCGACCAGCGGGGTTCCGACCGGACCGCCCTCGTCGGCGCCGGTCAGTTCGCCGCAGCCTGA